In Candidatus Hydrogenedentota bacterium, the genomic stretch CACGGTCTGCTGGATGACGTTGGCGGCTTTTACTTCCAGGCGGCTCGATTTGGCGCGCCAGGTTTCGTAACCGCCGAGGGCGTGCTGGGCTTCGGTGGGCAGGTAGCCGTTGTAGCCGTTCGCCAGCTCGATCGTGAAGCTCTTGCCAAAGGGGGTTTGCTCCTTGATCGCCAGCCCGATCTCCACGAACACCTCACAGGGGATTGCCGCGATGCCGAGATCGCCGATCTGGAGCGCCTGGAGGATGAGGTCGTCCGTGTCGGGGTAGTTCGCCAGGTCGATGGTGCAATTCGCGTAGATTTCGCGCAGGCCCCGGAGTTCGCGGCCTTCCGCCGCCGCGAGCAGCGCTTTTGCTTCCTCGACTTCCGCGCCGGTCGGCTTGCGGATGCCGATGGTGACTTCGCGCTGGACAGCCGCGAGCGGGACCCAGTCCTGAAACGCGATTTCGCCGTACTGGCGGTAGACTTCCGCCGCGACCTTGTTCCCGACATACTCCATCTGCTCGCCCGGGCCCTTGCTGTCCGCGGGCTTGGTGAAGTCGATGTTATTGATATCGCCGCTCGTGCCATTCGACATGATGCCCACGAACTCCGACAGGGCGCCGCCGGCTTTCAGCAGGTCGTGGATGCGGTTCGCGAAGACCGCGAAATAATCCGCCGAGACGCCGGGGACGCCGCCGACATAGTGCAGCGAGTAGTTGGCGAGCAGCGCGAGCGGGCGGCCCTCCAGCGTTTCCACGGCCAGGATGGCGACTTCCGGATCGATCGGGCCGGCCGGTTTGATCAGGTCCTCGCTGGCGCGCGACGGGTTCATCTTTACTTTATCGCTGGTGTTGCCGAAGGGGTTTTCCGGCATGGCGCCCTCCTTCAGGTGCCAGCGGCGATTGAACACCTCGTCCGGCACGGAGCCCGAGCCCCAGCCAATGCGGGCGGGAACGCGATTCTGCCACGCGCGGGTAATCCCGTCCGCGATGCGCTTCGTCACGAGGTCCGTGTAAGCCGGATCGGCATCGGACTGGAAGATGTGGGCGCAGGTGCCGGCGCTGTGCGTGTGCGTCGCGGCGACGAGCATGTGCTCCACCGGGATCTGCGTAGCCGCGGATGCGCGCTCCTTCGCCGCGTCGACATAGGGGCGCTCGATCATGCAGACGTCCACCAGCGCGATGGCGAGCAGGTTCTCGCCGTCGTCCAGCACGAGCGAGCGCACGTAGGTCTCGTCGTGGACGCTCGCCGCCAGGCGATCGGCCATGCCGCCGGCGAGCGACGTGCCGTACCAGGGCGTAATGTCCGCCAGGGACGCGCCCGCCTTGAAGACGCGCGCCTCCTCCTGCGCGAACGCCGCGCCCGCCATTCCGAGGGAGAGGCCCAGGGCAATCAGTATTCGTTTCATCGATTATTCCGCCTTTGCCAGTTCGTGGATGGTGTTCATGATGTCGTCTTCGATTTCCGGCGCCCAGGGTCCGTGCACGGCGTAGTAGAGCATGGCGCCCTCGCCCTCGTAGCCGCCCTCGCGCAGCACGCGGAGCGACGGGATGTAGGCCGGGCAGTCGTTGGTGTAGGCCATGACGAACTGCTTCTCGCGCGGGTAGTGGTGCTTGATGAGCAGGCTGTAGTCCACGGTCACCTCGCCACTCAGCGCGGTGAGCTGCACGGCGTCGCCAAACTGCCAGAGCTGAATGGCGTACGGCAGCGACTCCGGGAGCTTGCCCTCTTCCCGATAGATCTGTTTGAGCTTGTGCGCGCGCCGCACGACATAGACATTATCGCTTTCGAGCTGCTTGTCGATTTCCGCTTCCGGCGGCGCTTCGGTCAGCTTGAGGGGGATAACCTTGTACCGCGTCCGGAGCGGGCCGGTGACGGGCGTCATCGCGCCGTTCACAACGGTGGCGACGGCATTGCCCAGTTCCGCGCCGTATTGCTCGCACAATTCAAGCGTACGGCGCGGGATGGGGTTCTGGTCTCCGCCGCAACCCGCCGCGAAGAGGGCCGTTGCGCCCGGGAAGGCTTTTTCAATGTGGATTTGCGCGAAGCCCGCGTAGTCCCCGTTGAATTCCTGAACGCTCAGGGTCGTGTTGTGGCAGGCGTAGCCGAACAGGATCCCGCGAATGGCGCCGTCCGCGCCGCGCGCCACGAGCACCGGCACATCGTGGTCGACCGGGCCGATGGGATTCAGGTCGTTGGTGACGCCGCCGATCGTGTACTTCCGGCGGTTCTTCGCGAACCCGGCCTCGCCCACGCCCCACGAAAGCGAACCGGGCGCGAGATCCTTAAGGGATGCGTCGATCACCTGGTAGAGCAGGTCGCTCAGGTGCTCGGTATACGCGATGGCGCGCTCCTGCTCCTCGCCTTGGAGGCCGTAGGTGACGTGGAGGCCGTTGTTCCGCACGACCGGGCCGCAGTGCGTGTGGGACGCGTTGTAGAGCAGGTTGCCGCGCGGGATGCCGTGCGCCTCCTCAATTCGCTTTGAGACGGCGTCCGTGATGTCGAGGGAGAACCCGATGATATCCGCCGTGACGATGACGGCGCGGTTTCCCGCCTCATCCTCCACCGCCAGCGCCTTCGCCCACAGATCATGGAGCTTTCCCGTTCCGGGCTCCGTCCGCGCGGCGTAGCCCGCCATCCATACCGGGCTCTCCGGTGTAATAACCACCCGTCCAATACCAATTTTCATGGCGTGTGCCGTTCCCCAGGGCGCCAGCAGCGCGCCCGCCAGTGCAATCAGGGCGAGGCCCCCGATTCGTCGATTCACGTACGATTCCTCCGTGGTTCGAGGCGGAACGCGCGGCGCGCGCCCGGTCCTCGGTAAACAAACCATGATGGTACAACAAGCGGCTTGGAAAGTCACCTTGGAGGCTTTAGGCTTTAGACTGGAGGCTTTAGGCTGGAGGGGATCAGGGACAACAGGGACAACAGGGACGGCAGGGACGGCAGGGACAACAGGGACGGCAGGGACGGCAGGGACGGCGGGGACGGCGGGGACGGCGGGGTGGGTGCGTCTGTTGGGGGATACGGGGGCGCGCGGTGCTACAATGGGCGTACGTTTGCCTTTTGTCAGACAGAATGTCTGAGCCCCTGTGTTTTTTCGGAAGGAATGGCGCATGTCGTGGGAAGTTCTGGTGCGTGCGGGCAGTTTTGCGGGGCTTTTGCTCCTGTTTGCCGCCTGGGAATGGATTACGCCGCGCCGCGGCCGGACGGCGCGCCGCGCGGTTCGCTGGGCGAGCAATCTCGGACTCATCGCCCTCGGCAGCATCGCGGTTCCGCTCGCCCTACCCGTAGCGAGCATGGCGATGGCCTACCTCGCGGCCGAGCGGGGGTGGGGGCTGTTCAACAATATCGGCTGGCCCTACGCAATCGCCTTCATTGCCAGCGTGCTTATCCTCGATTTCCTGATCTACCTCCAGCATGTGATGTTTCACGCGGTGCCTATCCTGTGGCGGCTTCACCGGGTCCACCACAGCGACGTCGACCTCGACGCCACCTCCGGCGTGCGCTTCCACGTCATCGAGATTCTACTTTCCATGGTGATCAAGCTTGCCGCCATCGTCACGCTCGGCCCGCCAGTGCTTGCGGTGCTCGCCTTTGAGGTTATTCTCAACGGAACCGCGCTCTTTAACCACGCCAACATCCGGCTTCCCGAACGTGTTGACGCCGTGCTTCGGTGGTTCATCGTTACGCCCGACATGCACAGGGTGCATCATTCCATCATTCGCGAAGAGACCGACAGCAACTACGGCTTCAACCTCTCCATTTGGGACCGGATCTGCGGCACCTACCGCGCGCAGCCGGTAAAGGGCCACGAAGGCATGACCATCGGCATCAACGCCTTTCGCGACGAGCGGGACCAGCGGCTGGACCGCCTCCTACTTCAGCCCTTTCGTTATGCGCCGTCTCAACCGCACACGGGCCTCCCGAAAGACCCGGCGCCAGATCGGTCGGACAGACTGGACTGATCAATGCGACGTTTTCGGCGCGGCCTTGACTGCACTGTCGCAATCTGCTTAAATCAAAGAATTCATGATTGCCTGGATGTTCTTGGGCAATGCGGAGCGCGGGATTCTTGGGCTGCCGGCCCGCCTCGGTTTATACACGCTGTACCAGCCCAGGGAGAGCGCCCTATGTGGCCCCGTTGTATCCTGTCTGTAATCATCACCCTGGCGGCGGCCACCGCGCCCGCGTTGGATCTGACGGGGGCCACGATCGTCCCCTCGTCGCCGGATGGCGTCATTATGAAGGCGGCGGTCATGCTGCAGGAGGAGCTGGCGGAGCGTAGCGGCGTGACCCTCGCGATTGCGGAATCCGCACCGGCAACGGGTCCGGTTATTCACCTGGGCACGGTGGAGTCCGTCGCCGGCGTGAAGGTACCGGAGGCGGCCGAGGCGTACGGCATCGCCGTATCGGGCAATACGGTCAAGCTGGTGGGCCGCGACGAACGGGGGGCGCTGTTTGCCGCCGGGCGGCTGATCCGTCTCGCGGACTACGCCCCCGGCGCGCTGTCGGTCGTTCTGAGGAGGCCGATCGCCACGGCGCCGGATGTCGCGGTTCGGGCGCACCAGATGGGCTATCGCAACACGGCCAATACCTACGACGCGTGGACGGTGGAGATGTACGAGCAGTACATCCGCGACCTGATCATGTTCGGTTGCAACGGCATCGAGCTCATAACCACGCTCGATCCCGAAGCGAAGGACGGCGAAGTGATGGCGGAGCCGATGCGTTCGATGAACGTCAAGCTTTCCGCGCTGTTTGCCTCCTACGGCATCGACGTCTGGCTCTGGTCGCCCGTGATGGCGGATCCGGACGAGGACGTGACCACGCCGGAGGGCATGAAGATTGCCCTCGATAAGCGCCGCGAATTTCTCCAGGCCTATCCGGCCATCGACCACATTTTCGTGCCGGGCGGCGACGACGGCAGCACGCCGGCGGAGTACCTGATGCCGTTCCTGGAAGGTCTGGCGCCGATACTGGAGGAGACGCATCCCGGCGCGAAGATCTGGGTGTCCAACCAGACCTTCACCCTGGAGGAAAACGACTACTTCTTCAATTACCTGGCGACGGAGAATCCGGAACACCTGGCGGGGCTGGTGTACGGGCCGTGGGTGAAGATGGGCTGGGAAGAAATGCGCGAGCGCACGCCGGCGCGCTTTCCCATCCGCCGTTACCCGGACATCAACCATACGGTGCGCTGCCAGTATCCAATCCCGGATTGGGACCCCATTTTCGCGCACACGCTCGGCCGCGAGCCGATGATGCCCATGCCCGACATGCAGCGGCACATCTACCTGCGCTACCTGGACGTCAGCGATGGGTTCGGCACGTACTCCGACGGCATCCACGATGACCTGAATAAACACGTGTGGAATGTGCTGGGCTGGGATCCGAAGGCCGATATGGACGCCGCGCTGGAGGAATACGGCAAGGTGTGGTTTGGCCCGGCGCTCGCGCGAGACGTGGCAAAGGGGCTCCGCATGCTTGAGGCGAACTGGAAGGGCCGCGTTCTGGAGAACAAGGGCATTCCGAAGACGCTCGCGCACTGGGAGGACATTGCGAAGCGCGTTCCGGATTTCGATACGAACTGGCGCGCGCAGATGTACCTGTTCCGCGCGCGTTTTGACGCGAACGTACAGGCCGAGGCGCGTGCGCAGCAGGGCTACGAGGAGCAGGCCTACGCGGCCCTGAAGAAGGCCAAACGCATTGGCGCGCCGGCGGCCATCGAGGAGGCCCGCCGGGCCCTGGCGCAGGCGGACACCCCGGCGAATCCCGAATTGCGCAGAAGCATTGAAGACCTGGGGCCGGTGCTTCTCAGGAGCATCGGATACCAGCTGAGCGTGGAGCCGCCGTATCTGGCGCGCAATTCCGAGCGCGGGGCGCTGCTGGACTGGCTCGATCAGCCCGTGAACGAGCGTCCCTGGCTGGAACAGCGCTTCCAGGCGATTCTCACCCTGGACGGCGAAGCCGATCGCCTGGCGCGGCTGGACGAGATCATCCACTGGGAGGATCCGGGTCCCGGCGGTTTCTACGACAACCTGGGCGCGCTGGGCGAATACAAGCATGTGGTCTACCAGCGCACGTGGGAAGAGGATCCCTCCGGGAACCACACCGCGCGCGTGGCGTTCCCCAAGTACCAGGCCGACCAGAAGACCATCCGCGAATCCGGCAGCCAGGCGGAAGCGGAGAACATGGTCTTCAAGGAGGAAGTTGCGCGGCTTGACGGCGCCTTCCAGGGGCGGCAGGAATTGCGCACGTCGTGGCAGAGCCAGATCACGACGCTCTACGGCACGCCGCTGAAGATGCGCTACGAAGGGCTTGATCGCAATGCCCAGTACCGCCTCAAAGTCACCTACGCCGGGCGTTTCCGCCCGTCCATGACGCTGACGCTCAACGATGAATTCGGCATCCACGGCCCCGTGCCGCAGCCGGATCCCATCTGGCCGGTCAGCTACTATCTGCCCCGGGCCGCGACCAAGTCCGGGACCCTGGACGTGGAATGGAACCTGGTGGACGGCCGCGGCTGCATCGTCGCGGAGGTGTGGCTCATTAAGGTGAGCGACGGGGAATCATAGGGCCCGAGAGACTCGGGTCGCATTGGGATGCGGCGGCGCTGGAAACCCCGGCGTCGCCGCAGTTTGTTTTGGGTGGGGGGCGCATGCTGTGGCGCGTTGGCGGTCCCGCCCTTCTCGACGGCATTGCTCGGCGGGACGATCACGCGAGCCTAACGCGCCGGCCCTTTCAGCCACCGTGCGGCGCACAGACTAACCACATCCATCGCGGTGTGCGTTTCTTATTCTTTTCGGCGGGGGGGCTACGTCGTGGAGGGCGGATCCAGGGCAGAGGCCAACAAGCGGTGCAAGTTACTTCGCACGGCTGCGGTGTCCTCCGGAGCGAGCGCGCCCAGGACGCCGAGGACGAGGCGGTGGTCCAGGGTAAACAGTTTGAAGCGAACAACGGAAGGCGCGGGCAGCCCCGCCGATTTCAGATCTGTAATCGCGCAATCCAGCGGCCAGGGCGCGTGACTTTGAGATGTAATCATCGCCATGACCGCGTGTCCGATGGGCGCATTGAATTCGATATCATCGGACAGAATCAAGGCGGGTCGGCGCATGCTGGACGCCCGATCCGTAAAGGGAAAGGGTACGCGGACAATCTGGAAGGGCTCAAAGCTCACGGTAGGCCAGCTCGTCTTCATCGGAAGCCCATTCATTCAGGGTGTCCGAAAGGGCGCGCAGGTAATAATCGTCGGCGGGGAGAATACGGCGAACCTCGGCACGGCCGTCGCCAGTGATTTCCCACTCAAGAAGATCGCCTGGTTGAACCGCAAGAGCCGTGCGGATTTCCAGGGGAATCGCCGTTTCACCCTTTGCGGAGATTCTGCCGATACAGCTCATCACAACGTCCCTCATGCCCTTCGACGCGGGTTGTGGCTTTTCCCTACTGTACGGTATGCAAGAAGAATTTCGCAAGCGCAGTATCCGAGAATTCATAACGATCTTTAACGATTCGGGTCCTGGCGCCATCGGTGTGCGCCATGGGCGATTGTCCGTAAGCGAGAAGAATGTCCTGCGGAACGAGTAACCCCAATCACCCCAATCCCCAACAACACACAAAATAATCTAAACCACCCCGATGGAGCGCCGGCATTCCGCCTCCGGCGGATCGCCGTCCCTGCAGGCAGAGATGCCGGCGCTCCAGCACACTCACTATCCTTGAACCAAGGGTCCAAACCGACCCACGTCTACACCCCATTGCCGTGATCGGGTTTCAATGCGATTGCCCTGTGCCGGGATTCCGCTCAAGAAGCGAATTGCCCTATACTGGTTACAACGAGATCGAGAGGACAAAAAGGGGCACAACATGGACGACGGCTGGTATTCCCGGGGCTATCTCCCGCATTTCGATGATCCGGAGCGTATCCAGTTCATCACCTTTCGGCTGCACGACTCCATGCCGCGCGAGGTGCTCGAACTTTATCGAGCGCAGTTGGAACAGGGGCTCATCACCGAGCAACAGCGGCTCAAGAAGATGGAGGACTACCTCGACAAGGGCTACGGCGCGTGTTGGTTGAAACAGCCGCGTATCGGCCGGCTGGTTGAGAATGCGCTGTTGCATGGAGACGGCGATCGCTACCTTCTCATCAGTTGGTGCGTCATGCCCAACCACGTCCACGCACTTATCGAGCCATTGGATGGGCGAAAGCTACGGGGCATTCTGCACACCTGGAAGTCGTACACCGCGCAGATAGCGAATTCGTGGCTGGGGCGCAAGGGCGCGTTCTGGCAGCG encodes the following:
- a CDS encoding neutral/alkaline non-lysosomal ceramidase N-terminal domain-containing protein; translation: MNRRIGGLALIALAGALLAPWGTAHAMKIGIGRVVITPESPVWMAGYAARTEPGTGKLHDLWAKALAVEDEAGNRAVIVTADIIGFSLDITDAVSKRIEEAHGIPRGNLLYNASHTHCGPVVRNNGLHVTYGLQGEEQERAIAYTEHLSDLLYQVIDASLKDLAPGSLSWGVGEAGFAKNRRKYTIGGVTNDLNPIGPVDHDVPVLVARGADGAIRGILFGYACHNTTLSVQEFNGDYAGFAQIHIEKAFPGATALFAAGCGGDQNPIPRRTLELCEQYGAELGNAVATVVNGAMTPVTGPLRTRYKVIPLKLTEAPPEAEIDKQLESDNVYVVRRAHKLKQIYREEGKLPESLPYAIQLWQFGDAVQLTALSGEVTVDYSLLIKHHYPREKQFVMAYTNDCPAYIPSLRVLREGGYEGEGAMLYYAVHGPWAPEIEDDIMNTIHELAKAE
- a CDS encoding AbrB/MazE/SpoVT family DNA-binding domain-containing protein, which codes for MSCIGRISAKGETAIPLEIRTALAVQPGDLLEWEITGDGRAEVRRILPADDYYLRALSDTLNEWASDEDELAYREL
- a CDS encoding sterol desaturase family protein, with the translated sequence MSWEVLVRAGSFAGLLLLFAAWEWITPRRGRTARRAVRWASNLGLIALGSIAVPLALPVASMAMAYLAAERGWGLFNNIGWPYAIAFIASVLILDFLIYLQHVMFHAVPILWRLHRVHHSDVDLDATSGVRFHVIEILLSMVIKLAAIVTLGPPVLAVLAFEVILNGTALFNHANIRLPERVDAVLRWFIVTPDMHRVHHSIIREETDSNYGFNLSIWDRICGTYRAQPVKGHEGMTIGINAFRDERDQRLDRLLLQPFRYAPSQPHTGLPKDPAPDRSDRLD
- a CDS encoding transposase: MDDGWYSRGYLPHFDDPERIQFITFRLHDSMPREVLELYRAQLEQGLITEQQRLKKMEDYLDKGYGACWLKQPRIGRLVENALLHGDGDRYLLISWCVMPNHVHALIEPLDGRKLRGILHTWKSYTAQIANSWLGRKGAFWQREFRDRYIRNFKHFEGVKAYIEQNPVDAGLVEQAIDWPFSSARLREGRED
- a CDS encoding type II toxin-antitoxin system PemK/MazF family toxin gives rise to the protein MSFEPFQIVRVPFPFTDRASSMRRPALILSDDIEFNAPIGHAVMAMITSQSHAPWPLDCAITDLKSAGLPAPSVVRFKLFTLDHRLVLGVLGALAPEDTAAVRSNLHRLLASALDPPSTT